The Polymorphobacter megasporae genome window below encodes:
- the guaA gene encoding glutamine-hydrolyzing GMP synthase: MTDPAPAITPPESILILDFGSQVTQLIARRVREAGVYCEIVPFQLGAEAITRMQPRGIILSGGPASVADLGGPRAPQAAFDAKVPVLGICYGDQTMCAQLGGAISPANDREFGRAFIDITGDCALFDGLWASGERHQVWMSHGDRIDAIPDGFRVVARSDAAPFAAIADDDRRYYGVLFHPEVVHTPDGGKLLANFARKVAGVEATWSMAGFRAAKVAAIREQVGDGKVICGLSGGVDSSVAAVLIHEAIGDQLTCVFVDHGLLRAGEAEQVVGLFREHYKIPLVHVDAADLFLSGLAGVTDPEAKRKFIGKTFIEVFDAEAKKIGGAKFLAQGTLYPDVIESVSYAGGPSVTIKSHHNVGGLPERMNMALVEPLRELFKDEVRVLGRELGLTEAFVARHPFPGPGLAIRIPGEVTAAKCDILRAADTIYLDEIRAAGLYDAIWQAFAVLLPVRTVGVMGDGRTYDFVCALRAVTSVDGMTADVYPFDAAFLSNVATRIVNEVAGINRVVYDYTSKPPGTIEWE, from the coding sequence ATGACCGATCCAGCGCCCGCCATCACGCCCCCCGAATCGATCCTGATCCTCGACTTCGGCAGCCAGGTCACCCAGCTCATCGCCCGCCGCGTCCGCGAGGCCGGCGTCTATTGCGAGATAGTCCCCTTCCAGCTCGGCGCCGAGGCGATCACGCGGATGCAGCCACGCGGCATCATCCTGTCGGGCGGCCCAGCTTCGGTCGCCGACCTCGGCGGTCCGCGCGCACCGCAGGCGGCGTTCGATGCCAAGGTGCCTGTGCTCGGCATCTGCTACGGCGACCAGACGATGTGCGCGCAATTGGGCGGCGCGATTTCGCCCGCCAATGACCGTGAATTCGGCCGTGCCTTCATCGACATCACCGGCGACTGTGCCCTGTTCGACGGCCTCTGGGCGAGCGGCGAACGCCATCAAGTGTGGATGAGCCACGGCGACCGGATCGACGCGATCCCTGACGGCTTCCGCGTTGTCGCCCGCTCGGACGCCGCGCCTTTCGCGGCGATCGCCGACGACGACCGCCGCTATTACGGCGTCCTGTTTCACCCCGAGGTCGTCCACACCCCCGATGGGGGCAAGCTGCTCGCGAATTTCGCGCGCAAGGTCGCGGGCGTCGAGGCGACGTGGAGCATGGCCGGGTTCCGCGCCGCCAAGGTTGCCGCGATCCGTGAACAGGTTGGCGACGGCAAGGTCATCTGCGGCCTGTCGGGCGGCGTCGATTCGTCGGTCGCCGCGGTCCTGATCCACGAAGCGATCGGTGATCAGCTCACCTGCGTCTTCGTCGACCACGGCCTGCTCCGCGCAGGCGAAGCCGAGCAGGTCGTCGGACTGTTTCGCGAGCATTACAAAATCCCGCTGGTCCACGTCGACGCCGCCGACCTGTTCCTGTCGGGGCTCGCCGGGGTCACCGACCCCGAGGCCAAGCGCAAGTTTATCGGCAAGACCTTCATCGAGGTGTTCGACGCGGAGGCGAAGAAGATCGGCGGGGCGAAGTTCCTTGCGCAGGGCACGCTCTACCCCGACGTGATCGAGAGCGTCAGCTACGCGGGCGGCCCATCGGTGACGATCAAGAGCCACCATAATGTCGGCGGCCTGCCCGAACGCATGAACATGGCGCTCGTCGAGCCGCTGCGTGAATTGTTCAAGGACGAGGTCCGCGTCCTCGGCCGCGAACTCGGGTTGACCGAGGCGTTCGTCGCGCGCCATCCGTTTCCCGGCCCCGGCCTCGCGATCCGCATTCCGGGCGAGGTCACCGCCGCGAAGTGCGACATCCTCCGCGCCGCCGACACGATCTACCTCGACGAAATCCGCGCCGCCGGGCTGTACGACGCGATCTGGCAGGCGTTCGCGGTTCTGCTGCCGGTGCGGACCGTCGGCGTGATGGGCGACGGCCGGACGTACGACTTCGTCTGCGCATTGCGCGCGGTGACCTCGGTCGACGGCATGACCGCCGACGTCTACCCGTTCGACGCTGCGTTCCTGAGCAACGTCGCCACCCGCATCGTCAACGAGGTCGCGGGAATCAACCGCGTCGTCTACGATTACACCTCGAAACCACCCGGCACGATCGAGTGGGAATGA
- a CDS encoding acyl-CoA thioesterase codes for MAERAPYRPREAYRTWRTISTRWMDNDAYGHVNNTVYYSWFDTVVNGYLVDAGVLDIATSPTICVVVETGCRYAQSVTFPQGVEAGIRVVHTGLSSVRYEVGLFIAGTRTAAAEGYFVHVHVDRESRRPLAFTPEWRSALIAISV; via the coding sequence ATGGCCGAGCGCGCGCCGTACCGGCCGCGCGAGGCGTATCGCACGTGGCGGACCATCTCGACGCGGTGGATGGACAACGATGCCTACGGGCACGTCAACAACACCGTCTATTACAGCTGGTTCGACACGGTGGTGAACGGCTACCTCGTCGATGCGGGCGTGCTCGATATCGCCACGAGTCCGACCATATGCGTCGTCGTCGAGACCGGCTGCCGCTACGCGCAGTCGGTCACGTTCCCGCAGGGCGTCGAAGCGGGCATCCGCGTCGTCCATACCGGTCTGTCGAGCGTCCGCTACGAGGTCGGTCTGTTCATCGCCGGCACCAGGACAGCGGCCGCCGAAGGCTATTTCGTCCATGTCCACGTCGATCGCGAAAGCCGGCGACCGCTCGCGTTCACGCCCGAGTGGCGTTCCGCTCTTATTGCAATTAGCGTCTAA
- the rplF gene encoding 50S ribosomal protein L6, with amino-acid sequence MSRIGKKAVPVPAGVTATIDGAILSVKGPKGLLTLSMVPDIAYAVEADAISVQPANDSKQARAYWGMQRTLVSNLVVGVSAGFTKVLEITGVGYRASVQGSNLKLQLGYSHDVDYPIPEGIAIKTPDQTTVEITGADKQKVGQVAAEIRRWRKPEPYKGKGIKYRGEYIFRKEGKKK; translated from the coding sequence ATGTCACGGATTGGCAAGAAGGCGGTCCCGGTTCCGGCCGGCGTCACCGCGACGATCGACGGCGCCATTCTCAGCGTCAAGGGTCCCAAGGGCCTGCTGACGCTGTCGATGGTTCCCGATATCGCTTACGCTGTCGAGGCGGATGCGATCAGCGTCCAGCCGGCGAACGACAGCAAGCAGGCGCGTGCCTATTGGGGCATGCAGCGGACGTTGGTGTCGAACCTTGTCGTCGGCGTCTCGGCGGGCTTTACCAAGGTGCTTGAGATCACCGGCGTCGGCTACCGTGCCAGCGTCCAGGGGTCGAACCTGAAGCTTCAGCTCGGCTATAGCCACGACGTCGACTATCCGATCCCCGAGGGCATCGCGATCAAGACGCCCGACCAAACGACGGTCGAGATCACCGGCGCCGACAAGCAGAAGGTCGGTCAGGTTGCCGCCGAGATCCGCCGCTGGCGCAAGCCGGAACCCTATAAGGGCAAGGGCATCAAGTACCGCGGCGAGTATATCTTCCGCAAGGAAGGGAAGAAGAAGTAA
- a CDS encoding DNA-directed RNA polymerase subunit alpha: MAVIAKNWTELKKPNTLETRPSSDHRRKGTFVAEPLERGFGLTLGNALRRVLLSSLQGAAVTAIKMDGVLHEFSSLAGVREDVTDIVLNIKQIAIRMQGDQPKRINLTATGPGAVTAGQITVSGDMEVMNPELMICTLDEGATLNMELTVEAGKGYVPASMNRPADAPIGLVPVDALYSPVRQVSYKVENTRVGQELDYDKLTMSVETDGTLTPDDALAYAAKILQDQLALFVNFEEPAHGHPVATSGGTAMPLGPVEIDDTAALNRYLLKKVDELELSVRSANCLKNDNIIYIGDLVQKSESEMLRTPNFGRKSLNEIKEVLSAMGLRLGMEIPGWPPENIEEMAKKLEQEY, encoded by the coding sequence GTGGCCGTGATCGCAAAGAACTGGACCGAACTCAAGAAGCCGAACACGCTCGAGACCCGCCCGAGCTCGGACCATCGCCGCAAGGGCACGTTCGTTGCCGAGCCGCTCGAGCGTGGCTTTGGCCTGACGCTCGGTAACGCGCTGCGTCGCGTTCTGCTGTCGTCGCTCCAGGGCGCGGCGGTGACCGCGATCAAGATGGACGGCGTGCTCCACGAGTTCTCGTCGCTTGCCGGCGTTCGCGAAGACGTGACCGACATCGTCCTCAATATCAAGCAGATCGCGATCCGCATGCAGGGCGATCAGCCCAAGCGGATCAATCTGACGGCGACCGGACCCGGCGCAGTCACCGCCGGCCAGATCACCGTGTCCGGGGACATGGAGGTGATGAACCCTGAGCTGATGATCTGCACCCTCGACGAGGGCGCGACGCTCAATATGGAGCTCACCGTCGAAGCCGGTAAGGGCTATGTCCCGGCGTCGATGAACCGTCCGGCCGACGCGCCGATCGGCCTCGTCCCCGTCGACGCGCTGTATTCGCCGGTCCGCCAGGTGTCGTATAAGGTCGAGAACACCCGCGTCGGGCAGGAGCTCGACTATGATAAGCTGACGATGTCGGTCGAGACCGACGGCACGCTGACTCCCGACGATGCCCTCGCTTATGCCGCGAAGATCCTCCAGGACCAGCTCGCTCTGTTCGTCAACTTCGAGGAGCCCGCGCACGGTCACCCGGTCGCGACGAGCGGCGGGACGGCAATGCCGCTTGGCCCGGTCGAGATCGACGACACGGCCGCGCTCAACCGCTACCTGCTCAAGAAGGTCGACGAGCTCGAACTGTCGGTGCGTTCGGCGAACTGCCTCAAGAACGACAACATCATCTACATTGGCGACCTCGTCCAGAAGTCCGAGAGCGAGATGCTGCGGACCCCGAACTTCGGTCGCAAGTCGTTGAACGAAATCAAGGAAGTCCTGTCGGCGATGGGCCTGCGGCTCGGCATGGAAATCCCCGGCTGGCCGCCTGAGAACATCGAAGAGATGGCGAAGAAGCTCGAGCAGGAATATTGA
- the rplQ gene encoding 50S ribosomal protein L17 — translation MRHGNAHRKLGRTTSHRLAMFRNMAASLIKHEQIKTTLPKAREIRPYVEKLVTLAKSGGLSNRRLAHARLQDDDQLIKLFDTIATRYADRPGGYIRIVKAGIRRSDATPMAIVEFVDRDVDAKGLDSGPAENNMEAMEE, via the coding sequence ATGCGTCACGGTAATGCCCATCGCAAACTCGGTCGGACGACCAGCCACCGCCTCGCCATGTTCCGCAACATGGCCGCGTCGCTGATCAAGCACGAGCAGATCAAGACCACGCTGCCCAAGGCACGCGAAATCCGCCCGTACGTCGAAAAGCTGGTCACGCTGGCGAAGTCCGGCGGCCTGTCGAACCGCCGCCTCGCGCACGCCCGGCTTCAGGACGACGACCAGCTGATCAAGCTGTTCGACACGATCGCGACGCGCTACGCCGACCGGCCCGGCGGTTACATCCGCATCGTCAAGGCGGGCATCCGCCGCTCCGACGCGACGCCGATGGCGATTGTCGAGTTTGTCGACCGCGACGTCGATGCCAAGGGCCTCGACAGCGGTCCGGCCGAAAACAACATGGAAGCAATGGAAGAATAG
- the rpsH gene encoding 30S ribosomal protein S8, with translation MSMTDPLGDMLTRIRNGQQARKDSVLTPASKLRARVLDVLQREGYIRGYSDAADTGPAAALRIDLKYFEGQPAIQHVARVSKPGRRVYSGAQDLPRVRNGLGIVIVSTPKGVLSDAEAREQNVGGEVLCQVF, from the coding sequence ATGTCGATGACCGATCCGCTGGGTGACATGCTCACCCGCATCCGCAACGGGCAGCAGGCGCGCAAGGATTCCGTCCTGACGCCGGCGTCGAAGCTGCGTGCCCGCGTTCTCGACGTGCTCCAGCGCGAGGGCTATATCCGTGGCTACAGCGATGCGGCCGATACCGGCCCCGCCGCTGCGCTCCGCATCGACCTTAAGTACTTCGAGGGCCAGCCGGCGATTCAGCACGTCGCGCGCGTCTCGAAGCCGGGTCGCCGGGTCTATTCGGGAGCGCAGGATCTGCCGCGCGTCCGCAATGGCCTCGGCATCGTCATCGTCTCGACGCCGAAGGGTGTTCTGTCCGACGCGGAAGCGCGCGAGCAGAATGTCGGCGGCGAAGTCCTCTGTCAGGTATTCTAA
- the rplO gene encoding 50S ribosomal protein L15, which translates to MKLNDLRDNDGARKKRVRVGRGIGSGVGKTAGRGQKGQKSRSGVAIKGFEGGQMPLHMRIPKRGFNNIFRKYMAEINLGTLQKAIDDGKIVAGATLDGAALVEAGVISHSREGIRLLGKGVLTAALHLHVAGGSAAAKAAVEAAGGSVTLPLVKETIDADAAKAARAAARAAKAKA; encoded by the coding sequence ATGAAACTGAACGATCTTCGAGATAATGATGGCGCGCGCAAGAAGCGCGTTCGTGTCGGACGCGGTATCGGCTCGGGCGTCGGCAAGACCGCTGGTCGCGGACAGAAGGGCCAGAAGTCGCGCTCGGGTGTCGCGATCAAGGGCTTCGAGGGCGGCCAGATGCCGCTCCACATGCGTATCCCGAAGCGCGGCTTCAACAACATCTTCCGCAAGTACATGGCCGAGATCAACCTCGGCACGCTGCAGAAGGCGATCGACGACGGCAAGATCGTTGCCGGTGCAACTCTCGACGGCGCAGCGCTCGTCGAAGCCGGCGTTATCAGCCATTCCCGCGAAGGCATCCGCCTGCTCGGCAAGGGCGTGCTGACTGCAGCTCTTCATCTCCACGTCGCCGGCGGCAGCGCCGCCGCCAAGGCTGCGGTCGAAGCGGCGGGCGGAAGCGTCACGCTGCCCCTGGTCAAGGAAACGATCGACGCCGATGCGGCGAAGGCGGCCCGTGCCGCCGCCCGCGCTGCGAAGGCGAAGGCCTGA
- the rplE gene encoding 50S ribosomal protein L5: MADAANLTRMQQLYVDKIRGQMSEQFGYKNLMQVPKIDKIVINMGVGDATQDKKLVDAAAAEMALIAGQKPVICKAKKSVAVFKLREGMPIGCKVTLRREKMYEFLDRLVTIALPRVRDFRGLNPKSFDGRGNYAMGLKEQIVFPEINYDRIGKVRGMDVIITTTARSDDEARALLFAFGLPFTGMVDAKKAA; encoded by the coding sequence ATGGCTGACGCGGCAAACCTGACCCGGATGCAGCAGCTGTACGTGGACAAGATCCGCGGCCAGATGAGTGAGCAGTTCGGCTACAAGAACCTCATGCAGGTTCCGAAGATCGACAAGATCGTTATCAACATGGGTGTCGGCGACGCCACTCAGGACAAGAAGCTGGTCGACGCCGCTGCCGCCGAAATGGCGCTGATCGCGGGCCAGAAGCCGGTGATCTGCAAGGCGAAGAAGTCGGTCGCGGTGTTCAAGCTGCGCGAGGGTATGCCGATCGGCTGCAAGGTGACCTTGCGTCGCGAGAAGATGTACGAGTTTCTCGACCGTCTGGTGACCATCGCACTGCCGCGCGTCCGCGACTTTCGCGGGCTGAACCCGAAGTCGTTCGACGGTCGCGGTAACTATGCGATGGGTCTTAAGGAGCAGATCGTGTTCCCCGAGATCAACTATGACCGGATCGGCAAGGTCCGCGGCATGGACGTCATCATCACCACGACCGCCAGGTCGGACGACGAGGCACGGGCGTTGTTGTTTGCTTTCGGCCTGCCGTTCACCGGCATGGTCGACGCGAAGAAGGCAGCTTAA
- the rplR gene encoding 50S ribosomal protein L18: MTKGLSLFEKRRRRVRTALRAKGGERPRLSIHRSSQHIYAQVIDDAQGITIASASTLEKDVRDVTGATTTAAADVGKRLAERSKAAGVTTVVFDRGGFLFHGRVRALAEGAREAGLEF, from the coding sequence ATGACCAAGGGTCTCTCCCTGTTCGAGAAGCGGCGTCGCCGCGTCCGTACCGCGCTTCGCGCCAAGGGCGGCGAGCGCCCGCGCTTGTCGATCCACCGCTCGTCGCAGCACATCTATGCGCAGGTCATCGACGACGCGCAGGGGATCACGATCGCCTCGGCTTCGACGCTCGAGAAGGACGTTCGCGACGTCACTGGTGCGACGACGACTGCCGCTGCCGACGTCGGCAAGCGTCTCGCCGAGCGCAGCAAGGCGGCGGGCGTCACCACCGTCGTGTTCGATCGCGGCGGTTTCCTTTTCCACGGCCGCGTCCGTGCGCTTGCCGAAGGCGCCCGCGAAGCCGGACTGGAGTTTTAA
- the rpsE gene encoding 30S ribosomal protein S5 — MEPRSGPGGGGPGGGRGGPGGNRSGPGGNNRGGPGGNRGNNDRNNRGGRGGPTGDGGEELIEKLVHINRVSKTVKGGKRFGFAALVVVGDGKGRVGFGHGKAREVPEAIAKGTAAAKKAMIRVPLRDGRTLHHDAYGHFGAGKVYVRSAAQGTGIIAGGPMRAVFEALGVADVVTKSVGTNNPYNMIRATFASLTDQTSPKAVAQRRGKKIADLMARRGDVSGRVAEADAEATVA, encoded by the coding sequence ATGGAACCTCGTAGCGGTCCCGGCGGCGGTGGCCCCGGTGGTGGACGCGGCGGACCCGGCGGCAATCGCAGCGGTCCCGGCGGCAACAACCGTGGCGGCCCTGGCGGCAATCGCGGCAACAACGACCGCAACAACCGGGGCGGCCGTGGCGGCCCGACGGGTGACGGCGGCGAAGAGCTGATCGAGAAGCTCGTTCACATCAACCGCGTCTCGAAGACGGTCAAGGGCGGTAAGCGCTTCGGCTTCGCTGCGCTCGTCGTCGTCGGCGACGGTAAGGGCCGCGTCGGCTTTGGCCACGGCAAGGCGCGCGAAGTTCCCGAGGCGATCGCCAAGGGCACTGCCGCCGCGAAGAAGGCGATGATCCGCGTTCCGCTGCGCGACGGCCGGACGCTGCACCATGATGCCTATGGCCACTTCGGTGCGGGCAAGGTCTATGTCCGCTCGGCGGCGCAGGGAACCGGCATCATCGCCGGCGGTCCGATGCGTGCGGTGTTCGAGGCACTCGGCGTCGCGGACGTCGTGACCAAGTCGGTCGGCACCAACAACCCGTACAATATGATCCGCGCGACGTTCGCGTCGCTGACCGACCAGACCAGCCCCAAGGCGGTTGCCCAGCGTCGCGGCAAGAAGATCGCCGACCTGATGGCGCGTCGCGGAGATGTTTCGGGCCGGGTGGCTGAGGCCGATGCCGAAGCCACGGTCGCTTAA
- the rpsN gene encoding 30S ribosomal protein S14: protein MAKKSSVNKNEHRKALVKKYAPKFAALKAIAADETKDEGERLMARLKMSELPRNATPGRVRNRCALTGRSRAVYRKFKLSRIMLRELGNKGLIPGLTKSSW from the coding sequence ATGGCCAAGAAGAGTTCGGTGAACAAGAACGAGCACCGCAAGGCGCTGGTCAAGAAGTACGCCCCCAAGTTCGCGGCCCTGAAGGCGATCGCCGCCGACGAGACCAAGGACGAAGGCGAGCGCCTGATGGCCCGCCTCAAGATGTCCGAGCTGCCGCGCAACGCGACCCCGGGTCGTGTCCGCAATCGCTGTGCACTGACCGGGCGTAGCCGCGCGGTCTATCGCAAGTTCAAACTGTCGCGGATCATGCTGCGGGAACTGGGCAACAAGGGCCTGATCCCCGGCCTGACCAAGTCGAGCTGGTAA
- the rpsM gene encoding 30S ribosomal protein S13 yields the protein MARIAGVNIPTNKRVEIALTYIHGIGRTKALGIVEKLEMPRDRRVQDLTDAEVLQIREMIDKEITVEGDLRRQTAMNIKRLMDLACYRGLRHRRGLPVRGQRTHTNARTRKGKPKPIAGKKK from the coding sequence GTGGCACGTATTGCGGGCGTCAACATCCCGACCAACAAGCGCGTCGAGATCGCGCTCACCTATATTCACGGCATTGGCCGGACCAAGGCGCTCGGCATCGTCGAGAAGCTGGAGATGCCGCGTGATCGCCGTGTCCAGGACCTGACCGACGCCGAAGTCCTCCAGATCCGCGAGATGATCGACAAGGAAATCACCGTCGAGGGCGACCTGCGCCGCCAGACCGCGATGAACATCAAGCGGTTGATGGACCTCGCCTGCTATCGCGGCCTGCGGCATCGCCGTGGCCTCCCCGTGCGCGGCCAGCGCACCCACACCAATGCGCGCACTCGCAAGGGCAAGCCGAAGCCGATCGCCGGCAAGAAGAAGTAG
- the rpsK gene encoding 30S ribosomal protein S11, protein MAREPARIKRRERKNITSGVAHVNASFNNTMITITDAQGNAIAWSSAGTMGFKGSRKSTPYAAQMAAEDAGKKAAEHGVRTLEVEVRGPGSGRESALRALQAVGFNITAIRDVTPIPHNGVRPPKRRRV, encoded by the coding sequence ATGGCCCGCGAACCAGCCCGCATCAAGCGCCGTGAGCGCAAGAACATCACCTCCGGCGTCGCGCATGTGAACGCCAGCTTCAACAACACGATGATCACCATCACCGACGCGCAGGGCAATGCCATTGCATGGTCGTCGGCCGGCACGATGGGCTTCAAGGGAAGCCGCAAGTCGACTCCCTACGCTGCCCAGATGGCTGCCGAAGACGCCGGCAAGAAGGCCGCCGAGCACGGCGTCCGCACTCTTGAAGTCGAAGTCCGTGGCCCGGGTTCGGGTCGCGAGTCGGCGCTGCGTGCGCTCCAGGCGGTCGGCTTCAACATCACCGCGATCCGCGACGTGACTCCGATCCCGCACAACGGCGTCCGTCCGCCGAAGCGCCGCCGCGTCTGA
- a CDS encoding adenylate kinase, producing MNIILLGPPGAGKGTQASRLEREHHMVQLSTGDMLRAAVAAGTPVGLKAKAVMAAGELVSDDIVNGILSDRLDAADARAGFTLDGYPRTQVQAEALDAMLTAKGLKLDHVIELEVQEDALVDRITGRFTCAVCGEGYHDRYKLPKVEGTCDVCGSHDFKRRPDDNAETVRTRMAEYRAKTAPILPYYEARGLVARVDGMADMAHVEAAIEAVLGTK from the coding sequence GTGAACATCATCCTGCTCGGGCCGCCGGGTGCCGGTAAGGGCACGCAAGCGAGCCGCCTCGAACGCGAACACCATATGGTCCAGCTGTCGACCGGTGACATGCTGCGCGCGGCCGTCGCCGCCGGAACCCCGGTGGGGCTCAAGGCGAAGGCGGTGATGGCGGCGGGCGAGCTCGTGTCAGACGACATCGTCAACGGCATCCTGTCCGATCGGCTCGACGCCGCCGATGCGCGCGCCGGCTTCACGCTCGACGGCTATCCGCGCACTCAGGTTCAGGCCGAGGCGCTCGACGCGATGCTGACCGCCAAGGGGCTTAAGCTCGATCATGTAATCGAGCTCGAAGTTCAGGAAGACGCGCTGGTCGACCGCATTACCGGGCGCTTCACCTGTGCAGTCTGCGGCGAGGGTTACCACGACCGCTACAAGCTGCCGAAGGTCGAAGGCACCTGCGACGTCTGCGGCAGCCACGACTTCAAGCGCCGCCCCGACGACAATGCCGAGACGGTGCGGACGCGCATGGCCGAATATCGCGCCAAGACCGCACCGATCCTGCCGTATTACGAAGCGCGCGGACTCGTCGCGCGGGTCGACGGCATGGCCGACATGGCGCATGTCGAGGCAGCAATCGAAGCGGTTCTCGGAACAAAATAG
- the rpmD gene encoding 50S ribosomal protein L30 — MATVKITQVGSHIRRQPDQQATLIGLGLNKMHRSRELEDTPSVRGMIKKVAHLIKVEGE, encoded by the coding sequence ATGGCGACTGTCAAGATTACCCAAGTCGGATCGCATATCCGCCGCCAGCCCGATCAGCAGGCGACGCTGATCGGCCTCGGCCTCAACAAGATGCACCGCAGCCGTGAACTCGAGGATACGCCCTCGGTCCGCGGGATGATCAAGAAGGTGGCGCATCTCATCAAGGTCGAAGGCGAATAG
- the secY gene encoding preprotein translocase subunit SecY has protein sequence MASSAQQQQLAASLSLANFSKATELKKRLWFTLGALIVFRLVSFVPLPGIDPEALNSLFAKTQGGVLDFFNMFSGGALQRMSLIALGVTPYITASIIIQLMTSLVPSLMTLKKEGESGRKKLNQYTRYGTVLLTAVQGYGIAVGLEGWGAGQGIAAVIDPGWFFRISTVITLIGGTMFLMWLGEQITSRGIGNGISLIIMAGIVSHLPVSVGQLFEQTRTGAISLGFVLMVAVLGLATIAFICVMERAQRKILIQYPKRQVGSRQYQGDSSFLPLKINTSGVIPPIFASSLLLMPLTVAQFLGKGGNGPDWLLTVTTQLQRGAPVYMALYAAGIIFFSFFYTAVVFNPEETAENLKKYGGFIPGIRPGVRTSEYLDYVLTRITVIGAAYLTVICLLPEFLTSKVGIAASFGGTSLLIIVNVTMDTVAQIQSHLLAHQYDGLIKKSKLRGNRR, from the coding sequence ATGGCGTCATCCGCGCAACAGCAGCAACTCGCCGCCAGTCTCAGCTTGGCGAATTTCTCGAAGGCGACCGAGCTCAAGAAGCGGCTGTGGTTCACGCTGGGCGCGCTGATTGTCTTCCGTCTAGTGTCGTTCGTGCCGCTGCCGGGGATCGACCCCGAAGCACTCAATTCGCTGTTCGCCAAGACGCAGGGCGGCGTTCTCGACTTTTTCAATATGTTTTCGGGCGGCGCGCTCCAGCGCATGTCGTTGATCGCGCTCGGCGTGACCCCGTACATCACCGCCTCGATCATCATCCAGCTGATGACCAGCCTCGTGCCGTCGCTGATGACCCTCAAGAAAGAGGGTGAGTCGGGACGTAAGAAGCTCAACCAATATACGCGCTACGGCACTGTACTGCTGACCGCAGTCCAGGGCTACGGCATCGCCGTCGGGCTTGAGGGCTGGGGCGCCGGGCAGGGCATCGCCGCAGTTATCGACCCCGGCTGGTTCTTCCGCATCTCAACCGTCATCACGCTGATCGGCGGGACGATGTTTTTGATGTGGCTCGGCGAACAGATCACCAGCCGCGGCATTGGCAACGGTATTTCGTTGATCATCATGGCGGGCATCGTCAGCCATTTGCCGGTGTCGGTCGGCCAGTTGTTCGAGCAGACGCGGACCGGGGCGATCTCGCTCGGCTTCGTCCTGATGGTCGCGGTCCTCGGCCTCGCAACGATCGCGTTCATCTGCGTAATGGAGCGCGCCCAGCGCAAGATCCTGATCCAATATCCGAAGCGACAGGTCGGGTCGCGCCAGTATCAGGGCGATAGCTCGTTCTTGCCGCTTAAGATCAACACGAGCGGCGTCATCCCGCCGATCTTCGCGTCGTCGCTGCTGCTGATGCCGTTGACCGTTGCGCAGTTCCTCGGGAAGGGCGGCAACGGTCCCGATTGGCTGCTGACGGTGACGACGCAGCTCCAGCGCGGTGCGCCGGTCTACATGGCGCTGTACGCGGCGGGGATCATCTTCTTCAGCTTCTTTTACACAGCGGTCGTGTTCAACCCCGAGGAAACCGCCGAAAACCTCAAGAAGTACGGCGGCTTTATTCCAGGAATCCGCCCCGGTGTGCGAACGAGCGAATATCTCGATTACGTCCTGACCCGGATCACCGTGATAGGCGCGGCGTATTTGACAGTCATCTGCCTGTTGCCCGAGTTCCTGACGTCGAAGGTCGGGATCGCGGCGAGCTTCGGCGGGACGTCGCTGCTGATTATCGTCAATGTGACGATGGATACGGTTGCGCAGATTCAAAGTCATCTGCTAGCCCATCAGTACGATGGACTGATCAAGAAGTCCAAGCTGAGGGGAAATCGCCGTTGA